The following DNA comes from Streptomyces sp. NBC_00102.
TGTTGATCGCCACCACGATGGTCGCGGCCTCCGCCACCTCCGGTGTCGCGAACTCCCGGCCCCAGGGAGCGAAGTTCGCCGCCGACCCCACCACGCTGGTCGACACGTCGATCGGCAACAACGGCGACGGGACCACCTTCCCCGGGGCCTCCGCACCGTTCGGCATGGTGCAGTTGAGCCCCGACACGCAGCTGAACAAGTACGCCTCGTACGACTACGCCCAGGACACCATCCTCGGTTTCAGCCACACGCACCTCTCGGGCGTGGGCTGTCAGACGATGGGCAACTTCCGGTTCATGCCGACCACCGGCGCGGTCACCTCGTCCGACCCGGCGCAATACGGCGCGAAGTTCAGCCACGACAACGAGACGCGCTCGCCCGGCTACTACGGCGTGAAGCTCGACAACGGCATCGAGGCCGAGCTCACCGCCACGGAGCGCACCGGCCAGCACCGCTACACCTTCCCGGCCGGGTCGGACTCGGAGAACGTGCTCATCGAGACCGGTCAGAGCAACGGCAGCACCTACGCCGGTGACATCAAGGTGGTCGGCGACGACACCGTGGAGGGCTGGCTCCAGGGCGGCAACTTCTGCGGCGAGACCGGCAAGGAGCGCTACCGGATCTTCTTCAGCGCCAAGTTCGACCGGACGTTCTCGACCTTCGGCACCTGGTCCGACAACACGCTGACCCCGGGCGCCCGCGAAGCGACGCGCGGCACCAAGCGCGCCGGCGCCTGGCTGTCCTTCGACCCGTCCAAGGGCGACCAGGTCGGCACGTCGGTGGGCCTCTCCTACACCTCGGTCGACGGCGCACGCCTCAACCGCAAGGCCGAGCAGCCGAAGTCGTTCGACAAGGCCCGCGCCGGCGTCCACGACGACTGGAAGGACGAGCTGAACCGGATGCGCGTGGCCGGCGGCACCACCGCCGACCAGCGCACCTACTACAGCGCGCTCTACCACTCGCTGCTGCACCCGTCGATCGGCTCCGACGTCGACAACCGCTACCGCGGCTTCGACGACCAGGTGCACCGCGCGGACTCCACGTACTACCAGATGTTCTCGCTCTGGGACACCTACCGCTCGCAGAACCAGCTGGTGGCCCTGCTTAACCCGGACAAGGCCACGGACATGGCCAAATCCGTGCTGCACATCTACCAGGACGGCGGCTGGGTGCCGCGCTGGGGTCTCGGCGGCGGCGAGACCAACGTGATGAGCGGCGATCCCATCACCCCCTGGGTCGTCGACCTCTACAACCGCGGCCTGCTCGACAAGAGCACCTCGCGTCAGCTCTTCGACGCGCTCTGGAAGAACTCCAACGAGGTCCCCGCGGACCAGTCGATCTTCCGCGGCCGTGACGGCAACCCGACCTACGTCCAGAACGGCTGGGTCGCCTACCAGAACCTGCCCGGTTACACGTACGGCGACAGCCGCCAGGCCGGTTCCGCCACCCTGGAGTACGCGCTCGCCGACTGCGCGCTGTCCACCATGGCCGGCGGCCTCGGCTACCGGGACAAGGCCGCGACGCTCGCCTCGCGCTGCGACAACTTCGCGACGCTCTGGGACAACGACGTGACCTCGCAGGGGTTCACCGGCTTCCCGGTCACCCGCAACGCGGACGGCACCGTCGCCGGCGACCCCGACCCCACACAGTCCGGCGCCTTCCACGAGGGCACCGCCTGGCAGTACCAGTGGCTGGCCCAGCAGGACCCGCAGACCCTCTACGGTCTGATGGGCGGCAAGGACAAGGCCGAGCAGCGTCTCGACACCTTCTTCGACATGCCGACCGTGCTCACCGACCCGGCGAAGGCCGCCAAGGAGAGCTGGGTGACCGGGGCGTACGACTACCACAACAACTTCGCCTTCAACCCCAACAACGAGCCCGACTTCCACACCCCGTGGATGTACACCTGGACCGACTCCCCGTGGAAGACCTCGTCCGTGCTGCGCGCGATGCGGACACTCTTCACCGATGACGCGTACGGCATGCCCGGCAACGACGACCTCGGCGCCACCTCGTCGCTGCTCGTCTTCGCCATGGCCGGCGTCTTCGAGGCCCAGCCCGGTTCCGCCAACTACGTCATCACCGCGCCGATGTTCGAGAAGGTCGAGATCCGGCCGGAGCACGGCCGCAAGATCAGCATCGAAGCCCCGGGCGCGAGCGCCTCGAAGCTCCAGTACGTGTCCTCCGTGAACACGTCGAAGGGCAAGCTGCGCCAGAGCTGGCTCTCCCACGAGAACCTGCTGCACGCCGGCACGATCCGGATCGGCCTCTCCGACAAGCCCACCACCTGGGGCGTCGACGCCGCCCCGCCCGCCATGGGCGCCCCGGCCGCCAAGCACTGACGGCCCCGGGTGCGGCCCTCCCACGGACCTACCGGGAGGGCCGCACCCCACGCCACGTACAACTCCGGCCGCCGACAAGGGGCGGGAAGGCGGGAGGCTCACCGTGCCCCGCGCCCGCGCGGTCCCTGACCCGGTCGGCGCACGGCGTCACGTTCGCGCGTCGGCGTGTGCGCGGGCGCGTTCGATCTCAGGCACGTGGCTCTCGGCCCATTCCCGGACGGCGCGCAGCGGTGTCAGCAGTGACCGGCCCAGGTCGGTGAGGGCGTATTCGACATGTGGGGGATGCGCGGGAGTCTCCGTGCGGGAGATCAGGCCGTCGTACTCCATCGCGCGGAGCGTCTCGGTGAGCGCCTTCGGTGTGATCCCCCGGATGTGCGCCTTGAGTCCGGTGAAGCGCATCGGACCGTCATCCAGCGCGTTGACGACGAACACCGTCCAGCGCGCCCCGATCCGGTGCAGAACGGTACGACTGGGACAGGTCGCGGCCATGATGTTGTACGCCTTGCCCATGAGTGGCTCCCGGTAGCGTTGAATATACCGGTATAGAATCTATACCTTCCAGGTCGTGACCCTTTCCGATCGCACGTCCCGTCCCTCGATGGCTCCGCACCGCCGTTTCGTCGCGGCGAACGTCATCGACTCTCTCGGCACCGGCGTCTTCATCCCCGTTTCGATGCTGTATTTCCTGGCCACGACGTCGCTGACCCTGGTACAGGTGGGCGCGGCCCTGACGACTGCCGGACTGCTGGCGCTCCCGGCGGGCCCGGTGGCCGGAGGACTGGTCGACCGGTACGGCGCCAAGCCGGTACTGCAGGCGGCCAACCTGGCCCAGGCGCTCGGCTTCGCGGGGTACCTCGTGGTGGGCCGGCCGTGGCAGATCGTCGTCTGCGCCTGGCTGAACAGTGCCGGGCGAGCGGTCTTCTCCAGTTGCTACGGCGTGACCGTCACGGCGCTGGCCGCGCCCGGCCAACGCGAGCGGTGGTTCGGCCTGCTGGGATCGGTGCGCAACCTCGGCTACGCACTCGGCGGGCTCCTCTCCGCCGTCGCCGTCGGTATCGGAACCCAGGACGCCTACGCCACGATCGTGGTCGTCAACGCCTTGTCGTACCTCGCCGCCTTCGCCCTGACGCGGGCCGTGCCGAATGTCCGTCCCGAGGTGGGTCAGGCCGCCGCCGGCGGCTGGGAGCGCGTGCTCCGGGACAGGCGGTACCTGTCACTGGTCGCACATCAACTGTGCTTCGCCATATCCTTGTTCGCTCTCAACGTCGCGATACCGGTCTACGCCGTGGATGTGCTGGGGCTGCCTGGCTGGACCGCGGGCGCGGTTTTCACGCTCAATGCCCTGATGGTCGGATTCGGCCAGAGCTTCGCCGTCGGCCGGCTCGGCGGGCGGATCCGCAGCCGCGTCCTCGTCGCCGGGCACGCCTGTTTCGCGGCGGGCTACCTCCTGTTCCTCGCCGCCGACCACGTGGCTGCGCTCACCCTCTCGGTCGGAATCGTGTTACTCGGTGCCGGCAGCTACACCCTCGGTGAGATCCTCGGCGGCCCCGTCACCTCGACCGTCGCCGCGGAGAGCGCCCCGGACGCTCTCCGCGGCCGGTACTTGGCCCTCAACCAGCTCGCCGTGACGGTCGCGGGAGCGGTCGCTCCGGCCGCGCTCTCCGGACTGCTGTCCTCCGGGTCAGCCTCGATCTGGTTGACCCTGGTGGGCGTCAGCGCCCTCGGAGCCACGCTCGCCGCTGCGATCGGGAAGGTGGTGCCGGCGGCGCGGAGCCGCATCGGAGACACCTGACCGGCCTGCCATCACGCGCAGTTCCCGGCCGCGGCAGAGGTCCTCCGCCGCGGCCGCCCCGAACTCGGCGCCGGGCACCGGCTGCGTGCCGAGGGCCCGGCGGAGAGATCTTCTCGCCCCACACCCAGAGCTCGACGGCACGACGCGAGACGCGAACCCCGGTCCTTCAGGGCCGGGTCAAGTTGACGTCTTGTGCCGGGAGCCGACCGGCTACGGTGCTGCTTCGCGGAAGAGAGCCAGGAGGGCCTGAGCCTGCGGGGCGCCCGCGTCGAAGAACTGCGTGGCCAGTACGGGTGGCACGGCGGTTCCATGCATGCGGACCTCATGGCAGCTGAAGCAGAACGCCGCTTCGAACAGCGCCAGGTCGAGAGTGTCCGCGTACGCCCGGACGCTCCAGCCCGGCGAGAAGCCGCAGCGGTGCTGCTCACTGCCGGGCAAGCTCTCGATCAAGGCCAGCGCGCCGGCTGCCTCGCTCCCGATCCAGTGGGCGCCCGCCCTGCCGGGGTACGGGGCGCCCCGCACTGTCGGAAGTTCGGAGATCCTGACGACCTCCACCAACACAGCGCCTGCTACGGCTTCGGCGGGGAGTTGCATGTGCGTAGTCTGCCCGCGCCCGATACCGGGCGTGTACCTGCCTCCGAAGAGGGTGATGTCCGTGGCGCCGGCCCGTGCCGACGCGCCGGCCGTCGTACACCGCCGCCCTCGGGAACCGTACTCAGGAGTGGCCGACGTTGCTGACCCGCAAGGCGAGTTCGCCGCATTGGCAGAAGAGTGCGACACCTCGCCGCACCCCCACGAGCGCGGATCGAGCCCTTGCGCCCTGAAGTCCCCGAGTGCGGCAGGACGACACACCCTCGTCGTCGGCTCGCCGCGTCCCGCCGTCCGGTTGGGCGCACCCGCGATGGACATGGTCCGCACGCCTGACCAGACTGGGCCGATGACGACCTCATCATTACCCGCCTCGGGCCTCCGGGCGGTGCTGTTCGACTCGGGCGGTGTGCTCATGCGGCCCATCGGCGGCCGGTGGAATCCACGCGCGGACTTCGAGGAGAACGTTCTGGCGCACGACCCCTCGATCACCCCCGGCCGCTTCGCCGAAGCCATGGCCGTCGGTGACCGGTTCCTGGAGGACTCTCCCGGCACTCCCAGCTACGAGGACTACCACCGCGTGCTGCTCGACCGTCTCGGACTTCGGCCCACGCCCGACCTCCTCGCTCAGCTCTCTCGTGACGTGCATCCCTCGGTGGTGCTCGAACTGTTCCCGGACGTCCTCGACACGCTCGCCGAGCTGAGACGGCGCGGCGTGCGGCTGGCCGTGGTGTCGGACGCCTGGCCGGACCTGCCCGATCTGCACGAAGGCCTCGGCATCCACCACTACTTCGAGGTGTACGCGATCTCCGCGGTGCTCGGGTGCGAAAAGCCCGACCCGCGCATGTACCACCACGCGAGCACCGGACTCGGTCTCGAGCCGTCCGAGTGCCTGTTCGTCGACGACCTCCCGGAACTCGTCTCCGCGGCGATGGAGCTGGGGTACGAAGGCCGGGCGCTGTGCCGGACGGAGGCGACGGAGCAGGTCCCGTCCATCACGTCCCTGACCGAAGTCCTGGAACTCTTCTGACCGTACGACGGTGACGGCCCGTGCTCCCCCGGAGTACGGGCCGGACCGACGATCGGCGACCCTCGGTCTCCTCGGGGTCCACCGCCGCAAGGTCGCGGGTCTTCATACCCGACCTCGTTCGTCCAGTCGCAAGTCGGCCAAAGACCGTTCCGTGTGCTCACGCCCTGCCCCACCTCGGTCCCGATTCCGGTCCCGCCCCACCCTCGCCGGCACGGCCACCTCGCCAGGAGTCGTATGCCGCGAACGACCACCATCGAGATCAGTGCCTCCGCCGGCATCCGGGCGTCGCCGCACTGCCGCCACCCCTCCGAACATCCTTACTTTCAGGCGTACTTCGCGGGAGTTGGACGAAACTCTTGCGCGCCCCGCCGCGTCGGTTTAGCGTCTGTGCCACCCAAGCGCCCTTCCCCCCACCCGACGTCACCTCAAAATTGTTAGCGCTAACAATTTCGCTCGGTGGCCTGACCTGCACCAACGCAAGAGCCGCTCGGCCCCGCTGCCCGGCTTTCCGTGCGGCCCGGCCACATCGCCGTACCCGCGCACCCGCTCCGTCAGCTCCCCCGCACGCGTCGGACGCCCCACTCGTCCGGCGGCTCGCCGCGCGCGCTCCGGGCCCGGATCCGCGCTTCGGCCCGTCCCCCACCGGCCTCGACAGAGCTTTGTGCTGCCCTCTCCGCGCACCGGCCCTATCCCGTGCGCCCGGCCCCACCCCGCACGCCCGCAGAACGCCGCACCACGGCGCGCACCCGCATGCCCACGTACCGTCCCCCGCCACCACCCGTGCGACCGGGGGACTTCCGCCCCGCGCGGTGCGGGCAGGCCCCGAGGCGGTCGAAGCCGCCCCGGGCCGGTCCGCCCGTCGCATGCGTACATCCCCAGCCCACCAACGAATCGAGGACAGTGATGAAAGGACTCCGGTCCGCCTTCCGCCGCCGCGCAGCCGCGCTGACGGCGGCCCTGGTCGGCGTGCTCGTCGCCGGCACCCTGACGGGGACCTCGGTCTCCCAGGCCGCGACGTCCCAGCCCTGCGACCTGTACGCCGCCGGCGGCACCCCGTGCGTCGCCGCGCACAGCACCACCCGCGCCCTGTACGGCTCGTACAACGGGGCGTTGTACCAGGTACGCAGGGCCTCGGACAGCACCACCCGCGACATCGGGGTTCTCAGCGCCGGGGGGTACGCCAACGCGGCCGCACAGGACTCCTTCTGTGCGGGTACCAGTTGCGTCATCACGATCATCTACGACCAGACCGGCCGCAACAACCGCCTCACCCAGGCACCCCCCGGTGGGTTCAACGGCCCGGCCTCGGGCGGCTACGACAAGCTCGCCAACGCGACGATGGCGCCGGTCAGCCTCAACGGCAACCGCGCCTACGGTGTCTTCGTCTCGCCGGGTACCGGTTACCGCAACAACGCGACGAACGGCATCGCGACCGGTGACCAGCCCGAGGGCATGTACGCGATCCTCGACGGCACGCACTACAACGACGGCTGCTGCTTCGACTACGGCAACGCGGAGACCAACAGCCGCGACAACGGCAACGGCACCATGGAGGCCATCTACTTCGGCAACAGCCGGGGCTGGGGCTCCGGTGCGGGCAACGGCCCCTGGGTGATGGCCGATCTGGAGAACGGGCTGTTCTCCGGCGTCAACACCGGCAACAACGCGGGCGACCCCACGGTCACCCACCGGTTCCTGACCTCGATCGTCAAGGGCGAGCCGAACCACTGGTCCATCCGCGCCGGCAACGCCCAGTCCGGTTCGCTCTCCACCTACTACAACGGGGTCCGGCCGAACGCCTCCGGCTACAACCCGATGAAGAAGGAGGGCGCGATCATCCTCGGCATCGGCGGCGACAACAGCGTGAGCGCCGCCGGCACCTTCTACGAGGGCGTCATGACCTCCGGCTACCCGACCGACGCGACCGAGAACGCCGTCCAGGCCAACATCGTCGCCGCCGGCTACACCCAGGGATCGGGCGGCGGAACCGCCCTCAACAGCGGCTCCTCGGTCTCGCTCCGGGCGACCACCTCCTGCTGCACCACCAGCTACCTCAGCCACTCCGGCGCGAACGTCAACACCACGGTGGTCAGTTCCGCCAGTTCGTCCACCGACAAGGCGAACGCCTCCTGGATCGTCCGCCCGGGCCTGGCCAACAGCGCCTGCCGCTCCTTCGAGTCGAAGAACACACCGGGCAGCTATCTGCGGCACCAGAACTACCAGCTCTATCTGCACGCCAACGACGGCAGCGCGCTCTTCGCCAACGACGCCACCTTCTGCTCGCAGGCGGGTGTGAACGGCCAGGGCAACTCGCTGGTCTCCTACAACTTCGCCGACCGCTACATCCGGCACTTCTCCAACATCGGATACGTCGCCTCCAACGGCGGCTCCAACACCTTCGACGCCACCGCTCTCTGGCCCGACGACGTGAGCTGGGCGGTCGTCGCCGCCTGGACTCCCTGACCCCGTGAGGAGCGGGCGGCCGCCCCGGAGGACGGCCGCCCGCTCTTCACTTCGCCGCACCGGAACGGACCCGCCGCGCCTCACTCGAAGAACTTGAGGCTCCACCCGGTGTCCGAGGTCGCTCCCGGCACGTTGGCGCGGCTGTAGGTCGTACCGCCCCACCAGCAGAAGCTGCCGGTGTACCAGTACCGGTTGGCCCACGAGTACGCCGTGCCCTTCGGGACGGCGTGGAACATCAGCGGGAACGTCGGACCGGCCGGCGGGCTGGTGCTGATGTCGCCGTCCAGGAGCACGAAGCTGTGGTGCCCGGGGCCGTTCACCTGCTGCGTGGGGTCCCAGCCGGGGTTCATCGTCGAACCGTTCGAGCCGAACAGGCACCCGTTCGACTTGTACCAGTCCCATACGTACGTCGGGTCGCCGCCGGCCCGCAGTCGCACTTCGGCCAGGCAGTACTGGTCGCTCCAGCTCCCGTTCGCCGAGTACACGATGTGGAGCTGACCGTTCGGGTCCTTGATCGCCTCGGGTGCCTCGTTGATGTACGGGTTGCCGACCACCCGCTCCCAGCTCTCCCGGGGCTGCGAGATGACGTAGCGCGCGCCGGTGGGCGTGGTGGGGCTGCTCATCCGGGCGATGTAGAGGTTCTGCTCGACGTTGGTGTCCCCGGCCCAGCCGGACCAGACGAACCAGCGCTGCCCGTTGAAGGTGAACATCGTGCCGTCGATGGCCCATTTACCGTCGGGCAGGGCGAGTTGAGTCTCGGCGGTGTACCCGCTGTCGGCGGATGCCGAGCTGATCACGTACATCCGGTGCGCGGCTCCGGCCCCGGCCGTGAAGTAGATGTAGTACCGGCCGCCGTCCCGCACGAGCTCCGGCGCCCAGACCTCACCGAGGCCCCGGGTGTCGGACCAGACCTGACGCGCTGTCGCGGACGCCAGGGCGGCGGTCGACGACGCCTGCCGCACGGCGATGCCGCCGCCGGTCGACTGTACGGAGACATAGGTGGAGCCGACCCGGATCACGCTCGGGTCGGCGGCCCGCATGCTCGTCTGGGAAGCCCTGGCGGGCTCTGCCGACGACACGGACATCACGGCCGTGAGCAGCCCTGCGAGAACGAGGGCGGCAAGGCCGTACATACGGCGAGAAAGATTCATGGTCCCGTTCCGTTGTTCGCCTCCGCTTCGACACCGGACGAGGACCGGTTCAGGAGCACCGGACCGCGCACGCCATCCGGCCGGGACCGCTTCGGAGGACGCCGCTGGGGCGGTTCCGGCCGTCGAACTCCCGCACCCGCCGGGCTCCGCCGGCTCGCCCACCCCCTGACGCGGTGCGCCCTTACATCGATGTAAGAGCGCTCTCACAGCATCAAGAACAGACCTGTTCATGTCAATGACTGCGACCGCGCCACACCCGCCCCACGAGCCGTCAGGTGTCACACCGTCGGGCACTGCGCACGCCGCCCGCGCCCACACACCCAACTCCCCCGCCCGCGGGCCGAACTCGCCCCCGGACGACCAGTTAGCCCGTTCGCCGTCAGGGCCCCGCTCCTTCGTCCGCTCCGCCCCGGAAGAAGGTGACCTGCACAAACGGAAGGCCCGAGCGCGCATACCGGGCCTGACCGGGTGACAGGTGAGCCGACTCCCCGTGTTGCGGGCGTGACGGAGTGTCGGTTGCCTCGGACGCGGAGCACAGCGGAGGAGCCGCGCAGTCCGGCCGGGCCCCGCTGTCGATGGAGGAACCACATGCGCAACACACGCACCGGTGCGGGCATCTGTCTGGCCGTGGGTCTGCTGGCCCTCGCGGCCCCGGCCGCCGCGGCCGCCGACCCCGCCGGTGAGCAGACCATTCACATCAGCCCGGCGAGCGCCTCGCCCGGTTCGCTGGTCACCGTCACCACCCGGTCCTGCGGCCAGGAGACCTACGGAAAGGGGACCTCCGAGGCCGCAGGCGCGTTCCACCTCTTCGAGGGCAAGCGCAAGGGCGTGCTCGTCGGCGAGTTCGAGGTCCCGGACGACGCCCGGCCCGGCACCGACACGGTCACCGTGAAGTGCCCCCCGCGCATCCAGATGACGGGCACTTACCGGATCGCCGACCGTACCCCCAGCGGCGGGGTGGCCGCCGGTTTCTCCGTCCCCGTGAACCATGGCGCACAGCTCGCCCTGGGAGGCGTCCTGCTCGCCGGCGCGGCGGCAGGCACAGTGTTCAGGATGCGCCGCCGGGCGGCGCCGGTCCGCGGCTGACCGTACGACACCGTCCGCGCGCCCCGTATCCCGTCGTGCTCCGGGGCGCGCGGACGTGCCATCCCACCCGCCGCGAGACAGAGGACACGCGATGGAATCCGGGCGCAGGACCAGTACGTCGCCCCAGTCGTTCCCGGCGGTCAAGCACCTGGTCTGGGCCGTGGTGGTGGGTACCGTACTGGTGGTCAACGGTCTGCGGGACGACCGGCCGCCCCAGCCACCGGAGGCGCCGGCCGCCGCCGCTCCCCCGCTGCCCTCCGCCGCCCCGTCCTCCGCCGCCCCGCCCACCACCGTGCCCCAGCCGCAGGCCCCACCGGGCCCGGTGTACATGGCGTCCCGGTATCCGGCGCCCCCGCCGCCGCCCTCCCTCGTACGCCGTTCCACGGCGCCGCCGGTGCTCCTCCCCCGGCCGCCCGTCCGGCCGGCGCCCCTGAAGCCGTTGCCGGCGGGTTCCCGGCCGGCCGTTTCCCCGGCCCCGGCCGCTCCCGCCGTGCGGCCGCTTCCGCCGTCCCCGCCCGTGCGGCTGCGGATTCCCGGGCTCAAGGTGGACTCGCCCCTGATGAAACTGGGCCTCGACGCCTCCGGCGCGCTGGAGACCCCGCCCGACAACGACCCGGTGCTCAGCGGCTGGTACGCCGACGGGACGGTACCGGGGGCGGTCGGTACGGCCATCACGACCGGGCATGTCGACACCCGGCTCGGGCCGGGTGTCTTCTTCCTGCTGGGCGCCCTGCGCAAGGGCGCAACCGTCGAGATCGTCCGGGCGGACCGGAGCGTCGCCGTGTTCACGGTGTACGCAGTCGACTCCTACGACAAAAAGAACTTCCCCGACGAGAAGGTCTACGGCCCCTCGGACCGGCCCGAACTGCGGGTGATCACCTGCGGCGGCGAGTACGACAAGAAGTCCGGCTACCAGGAGAACGTCGTGGTCTTCGCGGCCCTGACCGGCTCACGCTGACGGCGGGGAGCTTCCCGTGACGCACCGGTCCCCGGCGGCCCGAGGGCACGCCGGGGACCGGTGTTCGCCGATCAGACCCGGTGGAGCAGGGTCGTCACGACCTGCTGGAGCGCCGCCTCCGGGTCCGCCGCCGCGTCCTGTGCGCGCCAGGCGACGAACCCGTCGGGGCGTACCAGCACCGCACCCTGCGTCGAGGTGCCGTGGACCGCGGCCCAGTCGGCACCGTCCTCGGACCGCAGGTCCGCGTCGGAGCCGGACCCGACCGTGAAGGCGTCCAGACGGATCGCCAGCCGCTTCGCCACCTGGCCCGCCGCGTCCCGCCACTCCGGGCTGTTCGCGTCGCAGAGCAGGACGAACGCCCGCTCGTAGAGGTCAAGCGTGGAGACCCGCTCACCACCGCGGTCGAGCCACATGTGCGGGGCGCGGGTGCCGGGCTCGCCGGTCAGGCCCAGGCCCTCGGGAACGACCGGAAGCTCCGGGTCGGTCCCCAGGACCGCTCCTCGGACGTAGCGGTAGCCGAGGGCGACGGAGAGCATGCCACCCTTCCGGCCGCCGCCGGGACCGCCTGCACCGGGACCACCGGGACCGCCCTGTCCGCCGGGACCACCGGGACCGCCGGGACCGCCCGGCATGCCCGGACCGCCCGACATGCCCTGCCCTCCGGGCGGACCGGCGTACCCCGGGTGGCTGTGCTCCTCCGAGCGGGCCGAGGCGCGCGCGCTGGTGGCCTTCGCCACCGGGAGCCGTTCCGCCTCGTACGTGTCCAGCAGCTCCGGGCCCGCCGCCCCGCCGACCACGGCCGCGAGCTTCCACGCCAGGTTGTGGGCGTCCTGGATGCCGGTGTTGGAGCCGAACGCGCCGGTGGGGGACATCTCGTGGGCCGAGTCGCCGGCCAGGAAGACCCGGCCGCAGGCGTACCGTTCGGCGACCCGCTCGGCCGCGTGCCAGGGAGCCTTGCCGGTGATCTCGACGTCCAGTCCCGGATCGCCCACCGCGCGACGGATGTGCTCGGCGCACCGCTCGTCGGTGAAGTCCTCCA
Coding sequences within:
- a CDS encoding FAD-dependent monooxygenase codes for the protein MNESVDHRVPVLIVGGSLVGLSTSLFLSRLGVDHLLVEKHRSTSTHPRGRGNNVRTMEVFRAAGAERLIRDAASVLADNHGILQAGSLTGDDQEWLFKEIDPGGGLARFSPSGWCLCSQNDLEPVLVDHARSQGSELRFSTELLTFEQDADGVTAVVKNRETGEHTTVRADYLVAADGPRSPIRAQLGIGQTGPGDLFHNVSITFRSRGLASVVGDRRFIVCYLTNPEADGALLPVDNEERWVFHAPWHPDRGETLEDFTDERCAEHIRRAVGDPGLDVEITGKAPWHAAERVAERYACGRVFLAGDSAHEMSPTGAFGSNTGIQDAHNLAWKLAAVVGGAAGPELLDTYEAERLPVAKATSARASARSEEHSHPGYAGPPGGQGMSGGPGMPGGPGGPGGPGGQGGPGGPGAGGPGGGRKGGMLSVALGYRYVRGAVLGTDPELPVVPEGLGLTGEPGTRAPHMWLDRGGERVSTLDLYERAFVLLCDANSPEWRDAAGQVAKRLAIRLDAFTVGSGSDADLRSEDGADWAAVHGTSTQGAVLVRPDGFVAWRAQDAAADPEAALQQVVTTLLHRV